A genomic region of Fusarium oxysporum Fo47 chromosome VI, complete sequence contains the following coding sequences:
- a CDS encoding acyl-CoA N-acyltransferase, with amino-acid sequence MSSSDIRVEPITNPGDFTQAFRAVANAFGHQTRDAIWMAFNPGWDTPEGERVGTQRLVDRFSHITMNQDGQPNTIFVKATIDNTIAGLAIWEQASVVPGYGNPPSDLQASGYFKMLYPGNEKEQRFLAQADKSLFGRRIEIINEKAEASPPAVFVMDLCAVDPKFQKRGLASKMVQYGLDEAKRRNLECVTEGSTMGRSVYLKLGFKQEGPETVYNMDYEFKDRDLPSNVILRTGI; translated from the coding sequence ATGTCGTCCTCAGATATCCGAGTCGAGCCAATCACCAATCCCGGCGACTTCACGCAGGCTTTCAGAGCCGTCGCTAATGCATTTGGCCACCAAACCCGTGATGCCATCTGGATGGCCTTCAACCCAGGCTGGGATACTCCTGAGGGTGAAAGAGTCGGTACTCAACGTCTAGTTGATCGCTTTTCACACATCACCATGAACCAGGATGGTCAACCCAACACCATCTTTGTAAAAGCCACCATCGACAACACCATCGCTGGCCTCGCTATATGGGAGCAAGCCTCTGTTGTTCCAGGCTATGGCAATCCCCCCAGTGATCTTCAAGCATCGGGTTATTTCAAGATGTTGTACCCTGGAAACGAAAAGGAGCAGAGATTTCTTGCTCAGGCGGATAAGTCACTCTTTGGACGACGAATTGAGATCATCAACGAGAAAGCTGAGGCATCTCCCCCTGCAGTTTTTGTAATGGATCTTTGTGCTGTTGATCCAAAGTTTCAGAAAAGGGGGCTTGCGTCTAAGATGGTGCAATATGGCCTTGATGAGGCCAAGAGAAGGAATTTGGAGTGCGTTACTGAGGGATCGACCATGGGAAGGTCGGTGTATTTGAAGTTGGGCTTTAAGCAAGAGGGTCCTGAGACGGTCTATAACATGGATTATGAGTTCAAGGATAGGGACTTGCCATCCAATGTCATTTTAAGAACAGGCATCTAA
- a CDS encoding Homogentisate 1,2-dioxygenase has protein sequence MPVTTFDLKEKYRYQNGFNCYLESEAVDGALPIGHNSPQKPPYGLYAEKLSGTAFTAPRHENKQTWLYRVLPSCAHPPYQEDTRSTGDTNKTLDGAEDGKLHYIPNQLRWDPFDHNESKDLDFVTGLRLVAGAGDPTLKEGLGMYIYAAGKSMDEKSAFYSADGDLLIVAQEGALDIRTEFGWLLVRPMEIAVIPRGVKYQVHLPSGPARGYALELYQGHFNLPELGPIGSNGLANARDFQSPVACFSEDFGATASEGSSKYTVSVKFNNNLFKTVQAHTPFDVVAWHGNYYPYKYDLGRFNTIGTISFDHPDPSIFTVLSAPTNTPGTAVADFVIFPPRWLVGEDTFRPPWYHRNTMSEFMGLIQGGYDAKKGGAGGFVPGGASLHNVMSGHGPDAESTEGARNAELKPAKVGTGSCAFMFESCLMVGVTQWGLRTCQKVQEGYNEESWGGVVNHWKMPQGLKVKPHTL, from the exons ATGCCTGTCACAACGTTTGATCTCAAGGAGAAGTACAGATATCAGAATGGCTTCAACTGTTATTTAGA atctgaagctgttgatggtgcTTTGCCCATCGGACACAATTCTCCTCAGAAGCCACCATACGGTCTCTACGCCGAGAAACTCTCTGGGACTGCCTTTACTGCACCGCGACACGAGAATAAGCAGACATGGCTATACCGCGTTCTACCATCCTGCGCGCATCCTCCTTACCAAGAGGATACAAGGTCAACAGGCGACACTAACAAGACTCTCGACGGCGCTGAGGATGGAAAATTGCACTACATCCCCAACCAGCTCCGTTGGGATCCCTTTGACCACAATGAATCCAAGGATCTAGACTTTGTCACTGGTTTGAGGCTcgttgctggtgctggagATCCTACACTCAAGGAAGGACTGGGTATGTATATTTATGCCGCTGGAAAGAGCATGGATGAGAAATCAGCATTCTACTCTGCCGAcggtgatcttctcatcgtcGCACAAGAGGGCGCTCTTGATATCCGCACCGAGTTCGGTTGGCTTCTTGTTCGACCCATGGAAATTGCTGTCATCCCCCGAGGCGTCAAGTACCAAGTCCATCTTCCCTCCGGCCCAGCCCGTGGTTATGCTCTTGAGCTTTATCAAGGTCACTTCAACCTCCCTGAGCTTGGTCCAATTGGTTCAAACGGCCTTGCCAATGCTCGTGACTTCCAGTCTCCCGTTGCTTGCTTCTCTGAAGACTTTGGAGCTACTGCTTCTGAGGGGTCTAGCAAGTATACTGTTTCcgtcaagttcaacaatAACCTCTTCAAGACTGTGCAAGCTCATACTCCCTTCGATGTGGTAGCTTGGCATGGAAATTACTATCCTTACAAGTACGACCTCGGGCGCTTCAACACTATCGGCACTATCTCCTTCGATCATCCTGACCCATCTATCTTCACCGTTCTCTCAGCACCAACCAACACTCCTGGTACAGCAGTAGCCGACTTTGTAATCTTCCCACCACGCTGGCTCGTCGGTGAAGATACGTTCCGACCACCGTGGTATCACCGAAACACGATGAGCGAGTTCATGGGTCTGATCCAAGGTGGTTACGATGCCAAGAAGGGCGGCGCAGGCGGTTTTGTCCCCGGTGGTGCAAGTCTTCACAACGTCATGAGCGGTCACGGCCCTGACGCAGAGAGCACAGAGGGTGCCAGGAACGCAGAGCTTAAGCCCGCCAAGGTTGGAACAGGAAGTTGTGCGTTTATGTTTGAGAGTTGTTTGATGGTTGGTGTTACGCAGTGGGGATTGAGAACGTGTCAAAAGGTCCAGGAGGGATATAACGAGGAGAGTTGGGGTGGTGTTGTTAACCATTGGAAGATGCCCCAAGGATTGAAGGTGAAGCCTCATACCCTGTAA